The segment GAGTCGCTGTCGACGACCGGCTACGGCACCTGGCGCTCCCCGCCATCTACGCCGCGGGTGGCGTCGCAGTCCACCAGGGCGTCGACGGCACGACCTACCGCGTCGACCACTGGGACGACGCGTCGGCGCAGGGAACCCACGCCGCCCTCGCCCTGGTCCACGACCTGGGCTGGGGAGACGACCCCGGCCCCTACCGTCCGCGCAGTGGATACGTGTCCCGCGTCTACGACGCGACTTTGTCGGGAGCGGGTCACGTAGGTGTTGGCACCACCGAGCGGGTCGTCGCCCAGTCGCCGCCACTCGCGGTGCACGAACGGGCCGACGGCGTTCCGACGGGTGTGGTCGGACTCAACGCCGGATCCGAGGTGCGCGCGTGGGCGAGCCGGTTGCACACGCGCGGATGACCCCGGTTCCCGCCGCCGAGCGGGTCGCACCGCACCAAATCCGATACCCATACCGGGTAGTAGTGCGGATGCCGATACGGTGAGATACGTGCGAAGCGTAAGAACAGGGATGAGCGGAAGACTGGTCGGTGCTCTCGCGGTCGGCGTGATCACGCTGACCGGGTGCTCCTCGACGGATGCGGAGGGCACGGCCGAGGAGACCAGCGGCGGGGGCGAGCCCACGGAACTGCTGGCCGAACACGGACTGGACGGGCTCGACGGCACGGAGTTGGTGGACCGTCTCGACACCATGGCGGTGTCGGACCGCCCCACCAACCTCGTCGCCTCGGTCCGACCGGACTCCGTGATGGTGTCGGACGGGATATCCGATGCCGAGGTCGCGATCGACGTCCCCGACGATCTCTTCTACGTCTCCGTCGCCCCCTACGTCGACCAGACGCACGAGTGCTACTTCCACAGTCTGACCACCTGTCTCGGTGAACTCCGCGACGAGGAGGTCGAGGTGACCATCACCGACGACGCCACCGGTGAGGTCCTCGTCGAGGAGACCACCACCACCTTCGACAACGGCTTCGTCGGCTATTGGCTCCCCCGCGACATCGACGCCACGATCTCCGCGGCGCACGACGGAAAGAGCGGCGAACTCCAGATCGCCACCGGCGACGAGGACCCCACCTGCCTGACCGAACTGCGCCTCGCGTAGGGCGTCACGGTGCCCTCCCTCGCCGCGTGCGGAGGGCGGAGAAGAGCGGTGCCCCCCACACGACAGAGGGCCGTCGCGCCCATGGGAGCGACGGCCCTCGACACCTCGCTAGTGCCCGGAGGACTCCACCGCGGGTCGCTCCTCGGCGTCCCCGTCAGTCGCGGTGTTCCCGTCCCTGGTGACGGCGCTGACCAGGATCAGGCCCACCAGGGACCCCGCCATCCCGAACGCCACGTAGGGGACCTCCGTCCCGCTGGCGTGCGCGACCCCCGCCGTGGCGACGCCGGCGAGCATCCCGGCGACGGCGCCGGAGCGGGTGAGGAACCGGGTCCGGCGCAGCGCGAAGCCGACCAGGATCGGCATCAGCATCGCGGACACCGAGTAGGCGAACGTCATCACCAACCACTGCAGCGCCTGCTGGTAGAACACGGCCAGCCCCACGCCGATCGCCACCACACCCACCGACGCCCAGCGGGAGAGCGACAGCATCCGCTTCGGGTCGGCGTCCGGCGCGATGTGCTCCTGGTAGATGTCCTTCGTCAGGTTCACCACGACGGACTGCACCGCGCTGCTCGCGGTGGACATGATCGTGGAGATGATGAACGCGGCGAACAGGGCGAGCAGCCAGGTCGGGATCTGTGTGAGCAGCCACCCCATGGCCATCTCCGGATTGTCGAGATCCGGCTTGAGCGCGTGGACCGTCAGACCCATCATGCTCGCCCACACGAGCGCACCCAGGTAGAGCAGCGCCGCGACCGCGATACCGGTCCGCGCGCCGCGTGTGGAGTCGGCGGCGAACACCCGCTGATAGACCTGCTGGTTGGTCAGGTTGCCCGGCATCACGGCGAACAGCCAGAACAGGACCGTCACTCCGCCGACGGCGACCATGCCCTCGGGGAAGGAGACCGCCTCGGAGGGGACACTCGCCTGGATCACCGACCAGCCGCCGGCCTCGCGCATCGAGAACACCGTGGTGAGTACGGCGAGCACCAGCATGCCCACCCCGAACACGAAGTCCGTCCAGGCCACGGAGGTCAACCCCGCGGGGATGACGAACCCCAGGCAGAGCAGACCGAAGATCGGGATCAGGACCTTGACGGACAGCCCCGTGATCAGGGCGAACAGGTTGCCGAAGGCCACCAGGTTACTGATCAACCAGCCGAACGGGATGACGACCGACATGACGATAGTGATGACCGCCATCAGTCGGCTGGGCCCGTAGAGCTTCACCAGCACGTCGGGGAGTGAACTCATTCCGCCCTGGCGCAGCCAACGCGCCATGATGATCATGGGGATGAGCCCGATGGCGCTCAGCAGGCCATAGGTCACGGCCGACCAGCCGTTCTCGTAGCCGATGCCGACATGGCCGACGAGAACGCCGCCGCCCATGAGTGTGGCGAGCTGGGTGCCCACGACCACGTACATCGGCAGGGCGCGACCACCCGTCTGCCAGTCGGCCGCCGTCGAGTGTCGGCGCGCGATGACGAGTGAGAAGGCGACAGTGCCCAGGAGCACCACCGCACCCGTCACGATCACCACAAGTATTCGTGTGTCCATGGTTCTTCCTCAACGATCGTCTGGGGCCGACTCGGGACGTCCCAGTGGTTGTGTGGGGTGGTCGCCGTAGTTCGACAGCCACCAGTCAGCGATCTCGGCGCGGCCGGCCACCCACACTCGGCTGTCCGCGGCGGCGTGCTCCAGCACGGTGCGCAGGGCCGCCGTCCGGGCCGGATGTCCGGCGATGCGGGGGTGGAGTCCGATCGACATCATCGTCGGACGCTCCTCACCCTCCTCGAGCAGATAGTCGAGGTTGCTGATCGCGTACCGAACGAAGTCGTCCGGGCTGGCGTAGCCGGTGCCGCGGACGAACTTTCCGTCATTGATGAGCTGGGAGTAGGGAACGACCAGGTGTCGGGCTCCCCGCACCTCGGTGAAGTACGGAAGGTCGTCGGCGTAGGAATCCGCGTCGTACCGGAAGCCTCCGTGCTCGACGAGGAGCTCCCGGGTGTCCACCGAGGGCCCGTAGCGGCAGTACCAGCCGTCGGGGGAACGCCCCGTGGTCCGGGTGATGGACGTCGCCGCGGCCGCGATCCGGCGCCGTTCCTCATCCCGGCCCAGCCGCCACACCTTCTCCCAACGCCAGCCGTGGGCGCACACGTCGTGGCCCCGCTCACCGATCCAGTCGGCGAACTCGCGGTTGCGCTCCAGGGCCACCGCGGAGGCGAAGACGGTCACGGGCAGCGCCATCCGGTCGAACAGTCGGGCCAGCCGCCACACCCCGACGCGGCTTCCGTACTCGTAGAGGGACTCCACGGCGAGGTCCCGATGTCCGTTGGGGACGCCGTTGGGCAGATCGACCATGCCTTCGACCTCGTCGTCGCCCAGCGGCGCCGACTGCTCCGAGCCCTCCTCGTAGTTGAGCGCGACGTTGAGCGCCACCCGAGCACCACGCGGCCACGTGACGTCCGGAGCGTGACGTCCGTACCCCACGAAGTCGCGTACCGGTCCCGCCACCGACGCGTCGCGCAGCGGGTACGGCAGCTCAGGCATTTCAGGCTCCTTCGGCAGTCAGGGACTCGGGCAGCAGCAGCGGAAGGGGGGAAGGTAGCTCGCGAAGGTCCAGGTCGGGCGGGTCGGCGTGGCGCATGGCGGTAAGGAACAGCAACGCGGCGGCGACGGGCAACAGCGGGCTGTGCCAGGTACCGGGCGCCCACCACACGCCGACGCTGTCGGCGAGGAAGGCCCGGACGTCCTCTGTCTGGGGAGCGTCGGGATGGTTCCCGGCGACGACCAGGACATAGGGCCCCGGCCCGGTCGGCAGGAAGAACTGGGCGGTATGGAGATGCCGCTCCACCGCCCGGAGTTCGAGGGAGCCGGGTTCCGATCGCAGCAGCCCCACGTTCACTGGAGACGGGAGCGACTCCGAGGGCACCACGTGGTCCCATTTCCGTCCGGCGCCCCCGTTGATGAGACGGGACGGGCCTTCGGGCGCGACGACCCCGCCGAGCCCGCGCAGAGAGTCCGCGGTGAGGCGCTCGACCACCACCGGGGTGTCGACCGCGCCGGTCACAGGGATTCCTGGATGGTCAGTGCCGCCTCCCGCAAGGCGGACAGCAGGGACTCCGCCGCGTCGTCGCTCGGCGCGGACTCACTGACGCCCACGACACTGAGCGAGGCCACGACGCCGCCCTCGACATCGGTGATGGGGACCGCGCACGCGTACAACCCCGGGTCGAACTGGTTGCTGGTGAGGTCGTACCGTCGGTCGCGGACCACCGCCAGTTGTTCCTCCAGCGCGGCGGGATCCGTCGTCGCCCCGAGGAACGGCTCGAGCTCCCCCTGGGCGTAGTAGGCCCGCCGCTCCGTCTCCGGCATCGCGGCGAACAGTACCCGCGAGGTCGCCCCCGCGTGCAGGGGGAAGAGTTTCCCCTGCGGGGCGGAGATGGCGATGGGCCGCCCCGAGGACACCGAGTCCAGGCACACCGCCCACCGATCGGTCCGTACGGCGAGCAGCGTCGTCTCACCCGTGACCTGAGTGAGCCGCTGCATCGGCCCCCGGGCGACGCGCAACAGGTCGTTGTCGGCGCGCACGATGGCCGCCAACCGCAGCAGCTTCGGCTGCAGCCGGTACACCCCGTCTTCCCCGGCGTCGATGAACCCGGAGTCGCGAAGCACCTTCACACTCCGGTACACCGAACTCTGCGGCTGCCCCACCCGCTCGGCGATCTCACCGACGGTCAGCGCCCGATGCTCGTAGTCGAAGGACTCGAGGACATCGAGTAGGCGTTCGCTCGCGCTCATCCAGGCCCCAGACGTTTTTGATAACTGATTCTCAGTTATCAATATGCGGCAGGATGTGGCCCAGGTCAAACGGGTGGCGGACGTGGAACACGCGGGAGAGCGTCAGGGGGTGCGCGGGACGCCTGTGGACGCACGGTTTCTGGGCACGCTTCGCTCGCCCGTGGCGGGGGTTCAGCGCAGGGTGCGGTGACCAGGACGACCGCGTCGACGTCCCGTGGCGGGCCGCGTCGACAGTGACGGGACGCGGCCAGAGGGACTGGGGCGGGTAGGTGGAACGCCCTGTAGGCGTGTTCGTGGCCGACGATGACGGCCGGCGGTGCGGGAGAGCTGGGAGCTACTTTCCGGTGCTGGGGCCACCACGCTTGGGCCGAGATTCCGGCGCCAGCCGCGGCTGGGTGGGTTCGGTCCGCCGCCTCTGTGGCTCCGAGCCGGGGCCCTTCGAACGGCGTTCCAGGGCGTCGCCAACCCCGTGGGGTGTGCCGGGGGGCAGGCCCCTCTTCGGACCCTGGTCACGCTGCGGTGCGCTGGGCACGGGCGGGATGGTTGTCGGCGCCTCACCGGGCCCCAGTGTCGGCCCGTCGAGAGCGGGCGCGGTGTGGCCAGCGTTGTCCTGTGTTCCGACGAGCGCCGGGTGAGCGGCCGGTAGCTCCCGCCCGTCCGGGCCCTGGACGGAGTGTCGGGCGGTGCCGGCGGCCGCCGTGGCCATGGCCCTTTCGACGTAGGCTACGGAGTCCGTTGGGGTGTAGTGGCTGAGACGTTCCCGGACCACGTGCCCCGCTTCCTGGTACTCGTCGAAGTGGTCGTACATGTGCATCATTCGATCGGCGACGACGGTGTGCCGGGGCTGTCCAGTCGCCTCGACCGAGCCCATAACGGTGCCTCGCAGACTGTGGGTGCCGGCATCGTCCATCACGAATAGGTCGGCTACACCAGCGTCCATGCGGTTCGGGTCCGAGAGCAGTTCCGCGAAGCCGTTTCCCACTCCCTTGGCGACGATGACGGGACGGCCGGTGATCGCGTACTCGTGCGCGGCCTGGCCGTAGGACTCGCTCTCCGACAGCATCACCTGTGCGTTCGACGCGGCGACGGCCCGATCCACCTCTGTCGAATCCCTGGTGAACTCGTTGAGCGTGACTCGGTCGGTCAGCCCCAGCTCCTGGACGGTGGCCTTCAGGTCCGCCGTGTACCGCTCTTCGAGCGCGTCCTCCGGGGTTATTCCCTGGAGGGTCAGTCGGATGTCGTAGCCTTCCGCCACCGCTGCCGCCAGCGCGTGCACCGCCTCGTGCGCACCCTTGTTCTCATCGTGCATCCGGCCCAGCATGATGAGTTCCAGGGGTTCGCCGCTGTTGGGTGTCCATGGCCGTGGTGCCTCGGTGGGCGTCTCGAACCCAGGGATGAACTCGTTGATCGGTGGGAGGGGCTTGTCCGGAGCCACGGCGGTGGTCAGGCGTACGGCGTCGTTCGTTGACTTGCCGCCCTGGGTGATGAGGACGTCCGACTTCGCGAAGATCTTGCCGGAGTCCTCCGCGCGTCGTCGCCCCAGCTCCGGAAGCCCGTCAGCGACGCATATCGGCTCTGGGTCGATCGTGACGAACGAGGCCAGGGCCGCGTTGGGGTAGTACCGATCCCTCAGCTCGATCGCGGTCCAGCCCGTGACGTCCTGGTGACTGTAGATCGCGTCGTAGCCGGCGGGGTCGGTGGGGAGACCGATCTCGGCGGGGGAGCGGAGCTCGAGGTGCGCGGAGAAGCGGGCCTGCAGCTTGTCGAAGAACTGCTCGTTCCCGTCCTCGATCTCGCGCACGGTACCGGCGGGGAGATCTCGGTCGTGGAGTTCGATCTTGGTGATCTTCCGCTCGTCGTACGCCTCGGTGTCACCGAGCGTCATCAGCGTGACGTCGTGCTGGTCCGACAGGGCGGTCATGAGGGAATGGGTGTCCTTGAGCGCGCCATTCACCACTTCTCCGGAACCGATGACGAAGAGGTAGCGACCCATGATCAGTCCTGTTCTAGGCAAGCGACCCAGAGTGTGATCGGCGCTGTTCGTCCACTGGCACCTGGGTCCTCATGACGACGGAGGAGAGCGGCCTCGGGCGACCGGGTGGCGAACCCCCGTCGCTCGCCTCGCGTGTCGGACCGACGGAACGATCTTGAGGTG is part of the Spiractinospora alimapuensis genome and harbors:
- a CDS encoding sodium:solute symporter family protein encodes the protein MDTRILVVIVTGAVVLLGTVAFSLVIARRHSTAADWQTGGRALPMYVVVGTQLATLMGGGVLVGHVGIGYENGWSAVTYGLLSAIGLIPMIIMARWLRQGGMSSLPDVLVKLYGPSRLMAVITIVMSVVIPFGWLISNLVAFGNLFALITGLSVKVLIPIFGLLCLGFVIPAGLTSVAWTDFVFGVGMLVLAVLTTVFSMREAGGWSVIQASVPSEAVSFPEGMVAVGGVTVLFWLFAVMPGNLTNQQVYQRVFAADSTRGARTGIAVAALLYLGALVWASMMGLTVHALKPDLDNPEMAMGWLLTQIPTWLLALFAAFIISTIMSTASSAVQSVVVNLTKDIYQEHIAPDADPKRMLSLSRWASVGVVAIGVGLAVFYQQALQWLVMTFAYSVSAMLMPILVGFALRRTRFLTRSGAVAGMLAGVATAGVAHASGTEVPYVAFGMAGSLVGLILVSAVTRDGNTATDGDAEERPAVESSGH
- a CDS encoding ureidoglycolate lyase, yielding MTGAVDTPVVVERLTADSLRGLGGVVAPEGPSRLINGGAGRKWDHVVPSESLPSPVNVGLLRSEPGSLELRAVERHLHTAQFFLPTGPGPYVLVVAGNHPDAPQTEDVRAFLADSVGVWWAPGTWHSPLLPVAAALLFLTAMRHADPPDLDLRELPSPLPLLLPESLTAEGA
- a CDS encoding CueP family metal-binding protein; protein product: MSGRLVGALAVGVITLTGCSSTDAEGTAEETSGGGEPTELLAEHGLDGLDGTELVDRLDTMAVSDRPTNLVASVRPDSVMVSDGISDAEVAIDVPDDLFYVSVAPYVDQTHECYFHSLTTCLGELRDEEVEVTITDDATGEVLVEETTTTFDNGFVGYWLPRDIDATISAAHDGKSGELQIATGDEDPTCLTELRLA
- a CDS encoding IclR family transcriptional regulator gives rise to the protein MSASERLLDVLESFDYEHRALTVGEIAERVGQPQSSVYRSVKVLRDSGFIDAGEDGVYRLQPKLLRLAAIVRADNDLLRVARGPMQRLTQVTGETTLLAVRTDRWAVCLDSVSSGRPIAISAPQGKLFPLHAGATSRVLFAAMPETERRAYYAQGELEPFLGATTDPAALEEQLAVVRDRRYDLTSNQFDPGLYACAVPITDVEGGVVASLSVVGVSESAPSDDAAESLLSALREAALTIQESL
- a CDS encoding glycosyltransferase, producing MPRTGLIMGRYLFVIGSGEVVNGALKDTHSLMTALSDQHDVTLMTLGDTEAYDERKITKIELHDRDLPAGTVREIEDGNEQFFDKLQARFSAHLELRSPAEIGLPTDPAGYDAIYSHQDVTGWTAIELRDRYYPNAALASFVTIDPEPICVADGLPELGRRRAEDSGKIFAKSDVLITQGGKSTNDAVRLTTAVAPDKPLPPINEFIPGFETPTEAPRPWTPNSGEPLELIMLGRMHDENKGAHEAVHALAAAVAEGYDIRLTLQGITPEDALEERYTADLKATVQELGLTDRVTLNEFTRDSTEVDRAVAASNAQVMLSESESYGQAAHEYAITGRPVIVAKGVGNGFAELLSDPNRMDAGVADLFVMDDAGTHSLRGTVMGSVEATGQPRHTVVADRMMHMYDHFDEYQEAGHVVRERLSHYTPTDSVAYVERAMATAAAGTARHSVQGPDGRELPAAHPALVGTQDNAGHTAPALDGPTLGPGEAPTTIPPVPSAPQRDQGPKRGLPPGTPHGVGDALERRSKGPGSEPQRRRTEPTQPRLAPESRPKRGGPSTGK
- a CDS encoding polysaccharide deacetylase family protein, with the translated sequence MPELPYPLRDASVAGPVRDFVGYGRHAPDVTWPRGARVALNVALNYEEGSEQSAPLGDDEVEGMVDLPNGVPNGHRDLAVESLYEYGSRVGVWRLARLFDRMALPVTVFASAVALERNREFADWIGERGHDVCAHGWRWEKVWRLGRDEERRRIAAAATSITRTTGRSPDGWYCRYGPSVDTRELLVEHGGFRYDADSYADDLPYFTEVRGARHLVVPYSQLINDGKFVRGTGYASPDDFVRYAISNLDYLLEEGEERPTMMSIGLHPRIAGHPARTAALRTVLEHAAADSRVWVAGRAEIADWWLSNYGDHPTQPLGRPESAPDDR